A stretch of the Arvicola amphibius chromosome 8, mArvAmp1.2, whole genome shotgun sequence genome encodes the following:
- the Erfe gene encoding erythroferrone, which translates to MASAHSPAGALLLLTCANVITAAMGLPEPAAPGGNQAHPRLPGNELPTSHADSPPEPTMAHPHSVDPRDAWMLFVRQSDKGINSKRRSRTKARRLKLGLPGPPGPPGPQGPPGPLIPSEVLLKEFQLLLKGAVLQQESTEPKHCTSDFTTPASGSPSRVPPTQEHDNDQGPGALLAVLAAALVHGARAPHVEAAFHCRLRRDAQVERRALHELGVYYLPNIEGAFSRGPGLNLTSGQYTAPVSGFYALAATLHVALTEQPRRGPPRPRERLRLLICIQSLCQHNASLETVMGMEHSSELFTISVNGVLYLQTGHYTSVFLDNASGSSLMVRSGSHFSAILLGL; encoded by the exons ATGGCCTCCGCTCACAGCCCGGCAGGAGCTCTCCTGCTGCTCACCTGCGCCAACGTGATCACCGCCGCCATGGGCCTCCCGGAGCCTGCCGCGCCTGGGGGGAACCAGGCACATCCGCGGCTGCCCGGGAACGAGCTGCCCACCTCGCATGCTGACAGCCCACCG GAGCCGACCATGGCACATCCACACAGTGTGGATCCCCGGGATGCCTGGATGCTCTTCGTTAGGCAGAGCGACAAGGGCATCAACAGtaagaggaggagcaggaccaAGGCCAGGCGGCTGAAG CTTGGCCTGCCAGGACCCCCAGGGCCACCAGGTCCTCAGGGTCCCCCAGGCCCCCTTATCCCATCTGAAGTTCTACTGAAGGAGTTCCAGCTATTGCTGAAAG GCGCAGTGCTGCAGCAGGAGAGCACGGAGCCCAAGCACTGCACCAGCGATTTCACCACACCAGCCTCAGGCAGCCCCTCCCGAGTCCCGCCCACCCAGGAGCATGACAACGACCAGGGCCCAGGTGCCCTGTTGGCGGTGCTGGCTGCGGCCCTGGTCCATGGCGCACGGGCGCCACACGTTGAGGCCGCGTTCCACTGTCGCCTGCGCCGGGATGCACAGGTGGAGCGGCGCGCGCTTCATGAGCTTGGGGTCTACTACCTG CCCAACATCGAGGGAGCCTTCAGCAGAGGCCCAGGCTTGAACCTGACCAGTGGCCAGTACACCGCACCAGTGTCTGGCTTCTACGCTCTCGCCGCCACTCTGCACGTGG CGCTCACAGAGCAGCCGCGAAGAGGACCGCCGAGACCCCGGGAACGTCTGCGTCTGCTGATCTGCATCCAGTCTCTCTGTCAGCACAATGC CTCCCTGGAGACTGTCATGGGGATGGAGCACAGCAGCGAGCTCTTCACCATCTCAGTAAATGGTGTCCTGTATCTGCAG
- the Klhl30 gene encoding kelch-like protein 30 — protein sequence MVRNLDNLDFHLPSHAQDMLDGLQRVRSLPKLADVTLLVGNQELPCHRSLLALSSPYFHAMFAGDFAESFSARVELRDVEPVAVAQLVDFVYTGRLTITQKNVEALTRTASRLHFPTVQKVCGRYLQQQLDATNCLGICEFGEQQGLLGVAAKAWAFLRENFEAVAQEDEFLQLPRDRLATCLASDLLQVQPEQSRLEALLRWVRHDPQDRSAHLPELLSLVHLDAVPRPRVQQLLATEPLIQESEACQEALSQGHSGELPGHPQKMQEVLVVVGGRALEEDEEGGEEPSRHTGNFAFYNTKARQWMALPDFPDYHKWGFSLAALNSDVYVTGGSRGTKTDTWSTTQAWCFPLKEAVWKPVAPMLKARTNHASTALNGEIYAIGGTALDAVEVERYDPYTDSWTPVSPALKYVSNFSAASCQGRLYLVGSSACKYNRLALQCYTPVTDAWSVIASPFLPKYLSSPRCAALNGALYLIGDNTKKVYVYDPGANLWQKVQSQHSLHENGALVSLGDALYVTGGRWQGMDGDYHVEMEAYDTVRDSWARHGSLPRLWLYHGASTIFLDISKWTQPFSPGAGQEH from the exons ATGGTGAGGAATCTCGACAACCTGGACTTCCATCTGCCTTCACATGCCCAAGACATGCTGGACGGCTTGCAGCGTGTGCGTTCCCTGCCCAAGCTGGCCGATGTCACTCTCCTGGTTGGTAACCAGGAGCTGCCCTGCCACCGCAGCCTTCTGGCTCTGAGCAGCCCCTACTTCCACGCAATGTTTGCTGGAGACTTTGCTGAGAGCTTTTCGGCCCGTGTGGAGCTGCGCGACGTAGAGCCGGTCGCGGTGGCACAGCTGGTGGACTTTGTGTACACTGGCCGGCTGACCATCACCCAGAAGAACGTGGAGGCGCTGACCCGCACCGCTTCGCGCCTTCACTTCCCCACTGTGCAGAAGGTCTGTGGCCGATACCTCCAGCAGCAGTTAGATGCCACCAACTGCCTGGGCATCTGCGAGTTTGGGGAGCAGCAGGGGCTGTTAGGCGTGGCGGCCAAAGCCTGGGCCTTCCTGCGGGAGAACTTTGAGGCAGTGGCTCAGGAGGATGAGTTTTTGCAGCTGCCTAGAGACCGGCTGGCCACCTGTCTGGCCAGTGACCTGCTGCAGGTACAACCGGAGCAGAGTCGGCTCGAGGCCCTGCTGCGCTGGGTGCGCCATGACCCCCAGGACCGGTCTGCCCATCTGCCAGAGCTCCTTAGCCTGGTGCATCTGGATGCTGTGCCGAGGCCCCGTGTACAGCAGTTGCTGGCCACAGAGCCGCTgattcaggagtcagaggcatgCCAGGAGGCCCTGTCCCAGGGCCACAGTGGG GAACTTCCTGGCCACCCACAGAAGATGCAGGAGGTACTGGTGGTCGTAGGAGGGCGGGCActggaggaggacgaggagggtGGTGAAGAACCTAGCCGCCACACTGGGAACTTTGCTTTCTACAACACCAAGGCCA GGCAGTGGATGGCACTCCCAGACTTCCCTGATTACCACAAGTGGGGCTTCTCCCTGGCAGCGCTCAACAGTGACGTCTATGTCACAG GTGGCTCACGGGGCACCAAAACAGACACCTGGTCAACCACTCAAGCCTGGTGCTTCCCGCTGAAGGAAGCTGTCTGGAAGCCTGTGGCACCCATGCTGAAGGCCCGCACGAACCACGCCAGTACAGCTCTGAATGGAGAGATCTATGCCATAGGTG GCACTGCCCTGGATGCGGTAGAGGTGGAGCGTTACGACCCCTATACGGACAGCTGGACTCCCGTCAGCCCAGCCCTCAAGTATGTCAGCAACTTCTCGGCTGCCAGCTGCCAGGGCCGCCTCTACCTAGTGGGCTCCAGCGCCTGCAAGTACAACAGGCTGGCTCTCCAGTGCTACACCCCCGTGACAG ATGCATGGAGTGTGATCGCCTCACCTTTCCTGCCCAAGTACCTGTCCTCTCCACGCTGCGCTGCCCTGAATGGAGCCCTCTATCTCATTGGTGACAACACCAAGAAAGTCTATGTGTATGACCCGGGGGCCAACCTGTGGCAGAAG GTGCAGTCTCAGCACAGCCTACACGAGAACGGCGCCCTGGTCTCTCTGGGTGATGCGCTGTATGTGACAGGCGGGCGCTGGCAAGGCATGGACGGTGACTACCACGTGGAAATGGAGGCCTACGACACTGTGAGGGATTCCTGGGCCCGTCACGGCTCCCTGCCCCGTCTCTGGCTCTACCATGGGGCCTCTACCATCTTTCTGGACATCTCGAAGTGGACGCAGCCCTTCAGCCCCGGGGCCGGTCAGGAACACTAG